Genomic DNA from Prunus persica cultivar Lovell chromosome G1, Prunus_persica_NCBIv2, whole genome shotgun sequence:
tacggtttctctcatttgtttcttgctcttgcctctccaagcatctcctaaattcttccattgagaatgaatgaagtatgaaatctaaactctgagaaatgaaaatatagaaagatatggtgtgagaggtatgagctgagcctctggttttatagaaaattttggcaagatagacatgccacgtggcttgatttgattggatgaaaatcttatctgaaatttgaacccaaatttatatgaattttgaaatttgaaatttgaaattcatccgaaatttgaacccaaatttatctgaattttgaattttgaaattcattcgaaatttgaacccaaaaatttatttgaaatttgaattttgaaattcatccgaaatttgaatccaaaaatcttatccggaaattttacccgattatgaatagtcttgacacgtaggaacccggaaatcttatctgaaaatattatccaaattaattattttcattaaaaaagttgtgaaaaaacacaaaaaaatgaatagtaattgcccttagcaGCGCATTTCATAAATAACTCCCTCaaaaattctatagtgagggtctTATCTAAGGCCCGTAGATGAGGCCTATCTCTTAATTGTTGAATAAAATGACTCTTCCAAGGTAGTAGAGTTTGTTTCGTTCAATTCTAAATTGAGCACCAATAAGCGAACAATGAAGTATATACCACTAAAATAATGTTTCATAAACAAAGGATTTGTAGCTGAAATGATTAAAAGTAATTATCCTTGCACTCTAGGTCTTGTGTTCGACGGTCACAAGGTGTCCTACATAATGACGTTCTTGGGATTATTTTTCATAGTGGCATGGTTAAAATACTTGTTCAAATACACGAAATCAATCAATAGTATGTGTTCtcacaaaaaattatcaatatGCATTAGATTCTTTATTTAAATTGTAAGTTTTTTAGTAACATGCAGATGTAATCCCTACTATTATTCTTCAATGGGCAATTCTTATCATACATCTGAATTTTAATAACATTTCTTTGAATCATTATAGCAATAAGGCAAACAAATTTTTGTCATTTCCAGAAGTAATTTTACATGTAAGATACCAATCTATagcttaaaaaaattaataaacaaatcAATATAATGTCAATTACATGTCACACACATGACTcaccaaaacaaacacaagtAACACCTTGTACCTATGATGAAAAGAGCCAAGAAAATCTAGCAAATcccacacaaaacaaaacgcATGGTCTTTGCCCTCCTGTATGTCCTCACAATTCCGGAGGCAAGCACAAGAGGAAACACCAGATCAACTACACCAAGGGTTTCACTGCATGGAATCTACACAGTGAAAAAAACCTCCATATATGAACtatctttctcttcacaaaacTTACTTGACAGGTTCCTCTGCTTTGACCTCAGGTGAGAGGACTTTTGAGCTGGGAGATTTCCCAATGATAGCTTTCTTCACCTTCACAATAGATTGTTTCACCTTTGATATGATGCCACCTGATTGCTTTTGTGCTGCTTTCACTGAAACATCTTGCTTTTCCTGATCTTTGGAAGCCTCAAGAGTCTCAGGCTCAGTTTTTGACTCATTTGCAGTTTCTTCTGTATTTTCCAACTTACTAGCATCATCCCCAGCCTTGGCTTCTACTACAGGTTCAACAATGGCAGAAGGCACAACCACCTCTTCATTCTCTTTGATGTCCTTGTACACATCTTCTTTGACCAGTACCTCTTTAGCCTCACCCAATTCTCTATCAGCAACTTCTGCAACATTTTCAAGCTTATTATCATCCTCAGTTTTCTTTGCCTCagtcttttcaattttctcctCAGTTTCTTGTTCTGTTTTGAcaatcttttcttcttccactgCAGCATTTTCACTCACCTCAGTCTCATCCTTCAACAACTTTCCAACCTCATCAACCACACCTGCTTCTTTCTCTGCATTCTCAGCAACATGAGATACTTTTTCATTTGCTTGAGCTTCCTCAATGGCTGGGACAGAGTCAGTGGCAACATTTTCTTCAGGCTTGAGTACCTTCTCAATATTTCTCTCCATCTCTAATAAAACTTTCAACTGTTCATGTGGTTTACCCTCCACTTCATTTACTGGTTCTGAATCTTTGACAAGAGATGTTTCCAAGGTTTCCTCCACTGCCTGACCAGCTGCTTCAGTTGATGGATCAGCCTCAGAAGCTTCAACCTTTGGCTTCTCATCATCTATCTGTTTTTCAACTGGCTCAGTAGCTGGCTTCTCCTCTGGTTTATTCTCTTCTGCTTCCATTGCTTGTGTCTGCTCTGCTTCTTTCTCAACTGCCTCAGTTTCAATTGTCTCCACTAGTTTATTCTCATAAGCTTCAATAGTTTCTGCCTTCTCTGCTTCTTTCTCAGCTTCTTCAATTGCTACTTCCTCCACTGGTTTGTTTTCAGCTGCTTCAATAGTTTCtgccttctcttcttctttctcagcTTCTTCAGTTGCTACTTCCTCCACTGTTTTGTTTTCAGCTGCTTCAATAGTTTCCGCCTTCTCTGCTTCCTTCTCAGCTTCTTCAATTGCTATTTCCTCCACTGGTTTGTTTTCAGCTGCTTCCATAGTTTCTGCCTTCTCTGCTTCTTTCTCAGCTTCTTCAATTCCTACTATCTCCACTGGTTTATCCTCATCTACTTCAACAGTTTGTGCCTTCTCTGCTTCTTCCTCAACTGCTTCAGTTGCTACTTTCTCCACTAGTGTATTTTCAACTGATTCAACTGCTGGTTTCTCCACTggaacattttcaattgttagACTCTCATCTGCTTGGCTTGCAACAGCTTCACTGGCCAAGTCTTTTGTGATTGATGCTTCTGGATCCTGATCAGAACTCTCAACCTCTTTCGCGCCCACTTCGACTGGAACATGATCAACCTGGCCTTCGACAACGATAGGATGCTCCGTCTGGTTATTCTCTGATGTTTCTTCAGACATACTTGAAATTAACTGAGACTCTGAACCATCAGATTTCTCTGCTACAACTACAAGATCTTTTTCATCCTTTTTTCCATCATCCTTGGATGGAAGACTTTCAATCTCTTTGCTTGCATGTGTTATTTCTTCATGCACCTTTCCCTCAATTGGCTGCCATAAGACAAAATGATATTAGCTGCAACATAACACGACCAAAGAATAGAACACACAACCAATTTCGAATCATAGTAACAGATTGGTAACAACAGCATCCACAAATCAAGAAAGCCTCATGAGACCTAAATTATTAACATATTGCGAGTTTTCTATGTATTGATCCGTgagttaaatgaaatgaaagttgGAGCCAGACAAATTGTGAACAATTGAACTGCCAAAAGAGATAAATTAAAGAATCTAAAAGTTCCAtagaaaaaacacaaacatatTACAAACTAATCATACACAGCTGGAGAAGGGGGTGCTCTTCAAACAGCTTTAAAGCAAAAACTCAATATGTTTCTTCTACCAACATCTACTGAAACACAGTGAGTTGCaaataaaacaaccaaaattGGAAGGTTTCATACACAGAAACAAGTTTggtcatggaagaacaaaGCCAGTCTAACTGTGGCTTGAAAGTGCTTGCATATCTAAAAAAACATGCAAAGAGTTATATACATATCATACACTAAACCTACACATAGCAACTCCTCTGTCggtaaaaataatgaaatatatatacacacacacacacacacacaacatctaactgaagaaagaaatagaaCAGTTGTTAAAATTAAGCAGGTTTACCTGATCATCAGCAGGAACAGATGCAACAATAGTCTCAGTAGACATGATGGCTATGAGATGAGattcaagaagaagaagaagaagaagaaaaagaatatgtTTTGTCAGTTGAGTTTCAAGAAACAGAGAGGCAAATAGAAATGAAAGGATAAAGAGCATGCAtcctatatatttatatatacataaaaatatatatttgagaaaaGCACTTGACAGAGGGGTTTGTCACATGAGCTGGTTAGGCATGTATGAAGGCGTCACGTATCACACTAATCCCAGAAGACAACTCACCCTTCCCAGCCTTAATCATATTTAAATAAACACATAATCTTTCATAATAGAATAACACTTTAAATATTATTCAGTCTCCTTTCTTCTATATGTACATGGTGGCACGCACAAAGCCCCCCTCTCAGTGTCAGACTTTATCATTTCAGGTGTATTAATATATTCATATTGGTAAATAGTGAGGATATACAAAAATCTACCTAGCATTCAGGCCTTGGCATGCACCAGGCTTGCTGCAGACCGCTTGTTGGTTGTTTTTGGGAAGTTtagattttgaccagaaagtTAAAAGCTTCCTCCCCCAACTTGGGCTTGAAGGTTCAGAAAAAAAGTAATAGTCTTTGGCATGGTATCACAGAAAGTGATCATGACCTTCTACTtaaatgatttcttttttctcttctcaaaGTACAGTTATTTAGATGTTTAATTAGTTCCCATCCCACAGAATGACCAGCCTAAAGTGTTTCAAATAgcataaaatatatgataaaGTCTTAATCAACAACCGCCTTTAGAATTGAAAGCAAAGCAACCAATATTCTTAGGGATGCAACAGAGAATGTGAAGTTGTTGATTGGCTTGCCAGCTTATGAACAGATAGACAAATCAACCGACTATGGAGTTGTATTCTTCAGGGATATTTAATCAAGATTTTGTAATCTAAATAGATATGGGGATTGTTttcttataattatatattattgataCAAGTAATAGTCTAAACTAATTTATGTTACGAGAGAAAATCAAACTTGTGTGTAAAGAGGCGAATTCATTGCCCTAACCCACGTCTGATTCttacaattattaattatCATTACCAATGTGACATAACAGAACAAAACATGTAGAAACTTAGTGAAACACATTATTGTTTTGGGGGGGCGAGGATGGATAGTAAAAGCAAGTTCCAAAAGCTTCTCTGAGAAAAGGGGTGAGGATAGACAGAAAGCAGGGTATGCCAAGAACCCCACGTTGTCAACTGACCCAAGAGCATGTGGAGAGGCAGGGGCCAGtccaccttttcttttctcaagaAAATGGACCACTCACTTCTCTCTCCCTGCTGCTTTATATCTAATATATGATCTTTCTATAACCACGTTATAATTGCCCAAGAGAAAAGGCAAGTGATTAAGCATTTGATATGTGTCACTTATTAATGTTGACCTACTTGTACATGTAGCATATGGCCTTAGTTTAGACGTGAGATTGTAGCTCTTGTGGGCTAAAGGCCAAATACGTTCATCCTCTTTGCAATTGGGACTTGGAAGGCACTCGTCCAGTTGTCCAGGCAATTGGCAAACATGTTTTGTCAGTGTCAGTCGGAAAAACTTCGATGCAACAGTTTCGtacacatatttttttatccgTCTTTTTCAAGTCAAGTGATGAGAGGGATATAATGAGGTGGGTATGAAATAAAATCAGGATATGTAAGTTTTTCTCCATCTAGCTCAGAGCTCCCAAGTCTGGCATATGCTATGGCGCCAATACGCTCATGAATCATGTTGCCCTAGATCTCAAGTCAGTTTGTCAATGCAAGCACATATAGTTTGAATATCTATATCTCAATAGCTGTAAATAGCTATCTGGCTGTCGATACAGGGCCCATTCATTCATTGTGCTTAGGGCGTGCTTTGAATTCAACTCTGTTTTGCTATTTGGACAAGTCCTTTCGACTTTATTTCAATTCTAGAAACAACCCAATGGGCCAATTGGTACCACTATCGCTTTTtgtccccaaaaaaaaaattatggatcaGTGTAAAATCATGAACTAGACAAAACATAACTAAATCctaacctattatcttatttctAATTAGTTCTAAATTTAACattgaaaatagaaaagagtTCAAGTTCGAATTCTCGCTTGTGAAAGCTGTTATCTTATTTATCTTACATGAAATAACACATTTGAATCTCTAAAAGGAGAAGGCCAATTGGTACCTCTATCAATTATGGATCAGTGTAAAATCATGTAGTTGGACAAAACACAACTAAATCCTAAGCTATTATCTTATTTCTAACTAGTTCTTAATACAATATTGGAAATGAAAAGATTTCAAGTTTGAATTCTCTCAAGTGAAGGCTGTGGTCTTATTTATCTTACATGACATAACACATACGAATCTCTAAAAGGGTTGGTAGTGACTAGTGAGGCAGCAAGTCCAAGAATCAAGGATGTACAGCATGCAAGCACAGTGGCAGGCAATGCATGACGCGAGAATGGTTCCTGGAGCTGTGAATTTTGTGGTCTTTGACATACCAGTACTCTCCCTGTCTGTAAAGTTAAAGCAAACTAAAGCAAAGCTTTCCAACTTTTTGACTTGCGCCATATCCTATTTATTTACTATGTTTTGGGTATGTGGATGCACACCAGGACTTGGCCCACCATGGTTGGTTgaattgaaacttgaaagtgaaagatGTGATTATGGAATATTGTTGAATAGGAATTTGGatgatttcatttgtttgttgttAGTTTCTTCCATAATCTATAATAACATAtgcctttaaaaaattatatatcagAGCATAACATGTTCTAAAATATTAATGTTCTGCCTTAAAAGAGAACTAGCCTCTtggcacatgctcacgcatgtgccaattgatttttttatttattatttatttaatttttagaatgaagaaaaaataatattggtagtTATATTACATAAAAGTAGGatctattatttgattttgtttttaattttaatttttttaatattaaaaaaatatgaatttatcatattatcctcatttaattaataaatttaattcttaatgtttgaattaaccaagggcattttctagtattttgaatgtttcacaattttctgccttttgctttatatatatatagaagaagggaaagaggaggaagaatatatatatatatatatatagtttttattgaggaatttttcaaataaatttatttgagggatactcTTGTAGGGCGTATtccgtattgtatttcactaatccaaactgtctattttgtagatattcattcagagatcatctctataaaaaaattaaaaaaatcacttgaatatgatatcatttgaccattcaattaaattattgaaattttagtactttcttgaagtaccatgttcattgattttataaGACACGATTAGATGTCTAAATGGTTTCTGATTTGCCTAATTTTTTgaaaggatgatctatgaatgaaaacctaaaaaatagatagtttggatcattataaaaaaaaaccgtaggataccctaaagggtgtccctcaaattatttgagggatccttaaatagaaggggactggtATAGAGAGAGCttgagcttccattgaggccccgtttggttcatgggaaaggagacttgggaatgagaaatcaattaCTTTTCCCTATTTGTTAAGTCCAGACATGGGAAATCATTGCCTGGCCTATGGGAAAGTAAAGGGAAAAGTGAAATCATTCTTCCAActtaggttttgttttccctcctcatgggaaagtttggggaATGAACCAATATTAAATACACATTTTccatgaccattttgtccccattaacaatttagaattacaatatatcattaaatgcattattttttgtatttaatttaatatgggtataattgaaaatttatataaactttgttttccattcctactcaaaacaaacatggaaaaggaaataaagtgctATCTCCTAGTTACTTTCTCAGTATTACCAAATGTgggaaataaatttttcatttctcatccCTTGGAAAATGATTTCTCCTCAAATTCATTCAGTGAACCAAATGGAGTATGAGAATATCCCTTTTATAAAGCAATATCCTAAATTACTCTAATGTACGAAAAAGGGAATTAAACTCGGGTGCAAGGCAAACACACTGCATTGGCTTATTGGCGTAACATACATCtgcaaataataatatgtttttAGTTTGCCCGTTAttggagaaaaagagaaaaaatggttGGTTGTGTGTTGTTGTGGGGAAAAGTGGAGcgcggttgtgtttatatcaACGTGTTCCTTCATGAGCCAAAGCTTTGCTCACAACACAAGTCTTCATATCCCATCATACTGctctgctttgctttgctgcCTCTACGctcaaaaacccaaacaaacacacacataaatcagtattaatttatttcataACCTCTTcatcgagagagagagagagagcagagagcaGAGAGCAGAGCTAGCTAGCTGCTAAAGCCATGTCAGTCCCCATCAAACCAGGAGATGGTAAAGCCAAAAACCCCATAATGCCCTCCAGTTTGGACCAACAGCC
This window encodes:
- the LOC109946447 gene encoding enolase-phosphatase E1 isoform X1, with amino-acid sequence MLFILSFLFASLFLETQLTKHILFLLLLLLLESHLIAIMSTETIVASVPADDQPIEGKVHEEITHASKEIESLPSKDDGKKDEKDLVVVAEKSDGSESQLISSMSEETSENNQTEHPIVVEGQVDHVPVEVGAKEVESSDQDPEASITKDLASEAVASQADESLTIENVPVEKPAVESVENTLVEKVATEAVEEEAEKAQTVEVDEDKPVEIVGIEEAEKEAEKAETMEAAENKPVEEIAIEEAEKEAEKAETIEAAENKTVEEVATEEAEKEEEKAETIEAAENKPVEEVAIEEAEKEAEKAETIEAYENKLVETIETEAVEKEAEQTQAMEAEENKPEEKPATEPVEKQIDDEKPKVEASEADPSTEAAGQAVEETLETSLVKDSEPVNEVEGKPHEQLKVLLEMERNIEKVLKPEENVATDSVPAIEEAQANEKVSHVAENAEKEAGVVDEVGKLLKDETEVSENAAVEEEKIVKTEQETEEKIEKTEAKKTEDDNKLENVAEVADRELGEAKEVLVKEDVYKDIKENEEVVVPSAIVEPVVEAKAGDDASKLENTEETANESKTEPETLEASKDQEKQDVSVKAAQKQSGGIISKVKQSIVKVKKAIIGKSPSSKVLSPEVKAEEPVK
- the LOC109946447 gene encoding enolase-phosphatase E1 isoform X2 yields the protein MLAIMSTETIVASVPADDQPIEGKVHEEITHASKEIESLPSKDDGKKDEKDLVVVAEKSDGSESQLISSMSEETSENNQTEHPIVVEGQVDHVPVEVGAKEVESSDQDPEASITKDLASEAVASQADESLTIENVPVEKPAVESVENTLVEKVATEAVEEEAEKAQTVEVDEDKPVEIVGIEEAEKEAEKAETMEAAENKPVEEIAIEEAEKEAEKAETIEAAENKTVEEVATEEAEKEEEKAETIEAAENKPVEEVAIEEAEKEAEKAETIEAYENKLVETIETEAVEKEAEQTQAMEAEENKPEEKPATEPVEKQIDDEKPKVEASEADPSTEAAGQAVEETLETSLVKDSEPVNEVEGKPHEQLKVLLEMERNIEKVLKPEENVATDSVPAIEEAQANEKVSHVAENAEKEAGVVDEVGKLLKDETEVSENAAVEEEKIVKTEQETEEKIEKTEAKKTEDDNKLENVAEVADRELGEAKEVLVKEDVYKDIKENEEVVVPSAIVEPVVEAKAGDDASKLENTEETANESKTEPETLEASKDQEKQDVSVKAAQKQSGGIISKVKQSIVKVKKAIIGKSPSSKVLSPEVKAEEPVK